A window from Oncorhynchus mykiss isolate Arlee chromosome 9, USDA_OmykA_1.1, whole genome shotgun sequence encodes these proteins:
- the LOC110531786 gene encoding DENN domain-containing protein 4C isoform X2 yields MWQGLQTVTDYKGKTSHDDVLPPDKLNTFVRIEDCELSFSVADARPAMIEDKGHRVTDYFVVAGLTDKSTPLEQDLSETKSSGPKAPITDLAVINKSAGETVPEGFTCMESTYSGQQANLNHGSLKSHELFLCYKRDRDKPPLIDIGVLYEGKERLIQGCEVIQATPYGRCANVNNSSATSQRIFITFRRAPPVQPQNSLAVTDICIIVTSKGETPPHTFCKVDKNLNCGMWGSSVFLCYKKSVSASNSINYKAGLIFRYPEDDYESFPLSESVPLFCLPMGAKIECWAPNTRYPLPVFSTFVLTNSSGEKMYGAAIQFYEVYPIDLLSEKQKVQLGLLTTVEKKMIPNRTVNTNKCICLLSRWPFFESFRKFLMFLYKLSVSGPHPLPIEKHISHFMHNVPFPSPQRPRILVQLSAHDTLMLAQPVCTPLPLSGADYSTLLMNLGSENCATLLHFVLLESKILLHSLRPAVLTGVAEAVVAMIFPFQWQCPYIPLCPLSLAGVLNAPFPFIVGVDSRYFDLYDPPPDVVCVDLDTNTIYLSDEKRHSNWKNLPKKPCKSLFNSLANLHHQLGIVRRTAQEGLAVEMTPIEADFTWHKKMTSLEMEIQEALLRFMANILKGYRSYLKPITQAPSEKATSADSLYDLQGFLRSRERTHQKFYSQLTKTQIFIRFIEECTFVSDKDTGLAFFDDCIEKLFPSDKGNDKGTKVEGESSEDTKLMELDESQKSEHTVFVMPPEPPATEEGSDPLAHYSYKSFPRLCMDLFDRPREVIPALRSSTPGASLSSSPALLAKRTKQEIKLAYKMAKRFYSNPPLWAKCLFSHCYSLWFICLPVGVRLAQSKSWAMQQAYNVLLKMRTSEVEVLDEVCYRVVMQLCGVYGQPVMAVRVLVEMKKAGVHPNAITYGYYNKAVLEGPWPSRNRSGLFMWAKVRNVARALSQFKQAVHRMPAMEGPTVITTACSGSDLGPSAGGLASSDGDRLSHGSADSSSEANGEDHTLFARSLIIADTADNHCSGGVQSDQGYGSKDELHQDLVDLAQSAALVIAVDQCSKSAAQHNGGDIAGSVDSAVAVAEPPSPVKALPHVPSIVKLSTGASFDTAMKRGDTAPGKLFSLRSQSEDISLPVEGRSAPPGGSGVAGPAVQVQRQKAFSERSCSFSAESRAGMLMEKHGVDHIVSRMGADARILAAALSGGGTTPPPSKPLPSAAKALFKDLELDSEEGRGPTLGKLSEEEGPVTDPTPLEEGLGKEEKRMKGDRKEAGGEDEMGLKLGEDEMGLKLEEEDEERDSGGRGSISLPTLEIKEVQVGADPLSLLVSEHEELASVTSQELPQSLPPMVSRNLADEIEMYMSLRSPLGPKSCSMELHQEGQGGDPSPDAAPVKQPQERRSSLPVPPVKHPGGSNGDTTPKRSPAAVTRSKTFAVKASRSPASSRGVVASPRSSPLTALVRSSQSGSLGSVINSISGMKMDTLLSGPKIDVLKSGMKQAGNLASKVWGAVASAYSYSDDEDELGPGYRERDSFPAGLDESMLLGGGGSDSPTHRGPTQGLVSNGLTQSSTSLGSSSGSSDTGRGPHSTHVTPGRPGRGPDSERSDQGSHHTSSSSIYQNCALEVLMSSCSQCRSCECLVYDEEIMAGWTADDSNLNTTCPFCRTAFLPLLHVEFHDLRTTTAFYLNPSASGDSIHSTSQQATATGSTENKVGAAMDTPTPGLISFPESEDPGEAPASQTATHKSLIPEPAQSDPLGLLEHQAGKRGTSLTRSNSVGGPLQSLVAQREPGHSVSTTSLPCSLTEMDGLGQKRPNPMPVSVPYLSPLVLRKELETLLENEGDQVIYTHKFLSQHPIIFWNLVFYFQRLDLPSYLPGLILTSEHCNNGVQLHQTSLSQDSKQVYVQLLWDNINLHQEPGDPLYQSWRTLMEKKGTLAPTDYQETRTLLNSIVRSIQTNDVYGPINLLLREVKRNPEVKRQRGIYREILFLALVALGRENIDVEAFDREYRLAFDELSPEQLKALHKIDRPPNTNIQWCLKCFGAPVI; encoded by the exons tgtGTTATACGAAGGGAAGGAGCGTCTCATCCAGGGCTGTGAGGTCATTCAGGCCACGCCGTACGGCCGGTGTGCCAACGTCAACAACAGCTCTGCCACCTCGCAGCGCATCTTCATCACCTTCCGCCGCGCGCCGCCCGTTCAGCCCCAGAACTCACTGGCCGTCACCGACATCTGCATCATCGTCACGAGCAAGGGCGAGACGCCGCCGCACACCTTCTGCAAGGTGGACAAGAACCTCAACTGTGGCATG TGGGGCTCCAGTGTTTTCCTGTGCTACAAGAAATCAGTGTCCGCGTCCAACTCTATCAATTACAAAGCCG gcctCATCTTCCGCTACCCAGAGGATGACTATGAGTCCTtccccctgtctgagtctgtGCCCCTGTTCTGCCTCCCCATGGGGGCTAAGATCGAGTGCTGGGCCCCCAACACACGCTACCCTCTGCCCGTCTTCTCCACCTTTGTGTTAACCAACTCCTCTGGGGAAAAG ATGTACGGCGCAGCCATCCAGTTCTACGAGGTCTACCCCATAGATCTCCTCAGTGAGAAGCAAAAGGTGCAGCTGGGCTTGCTCACCACCGTGGAGAAGAAGATGATCCCCAACCGGACGGTCAACACCAACAAGTGCATTTGCCTGCTCTCCCGCTGGCCCTTCTTCGAGTCTTTCCGCAAGTTCCTCATGTTCCTCTACAAGCTGTCCGTCTCGGGTCCCCACCCGCTGCCCATCGAAAA GCACATCTCGCACTTTATGCACAACGTGCCCTTCCCTTCACCTCAGAGGCCCAGAATCTTGGTCCAA CTCTCTGCACACGACACCTTGATGCTCGCCCAACCTGTgtgtactcctctccctctcag tgggGCAGACTACAGTACGTTGCTGATGAACCTGGGCTCTGAGAACTGTGCCACGCTGCTGCATTTTGTCCTGCTGGAGAGTAAGATCCTGCTTCACTCCCTGAGACCCGCTGTACTCACCGGGGTAGCAGAGGCCGTAGTGGCG ATGATCTTCCCGTTCCAGTGGCAGTGCCCGTACATCCCCCTCTGCCCGCTCTCCCTGGCGGGGGTCCTCAATGCCCCCTTTCCCTTCATCGTGGGCGTGGACTCCCGCTACTTTGACCTTTATGACCCCCCGCCGGACGTGGTCTGTGTGGACCTGGACACCAACACTATTTACCT GTCTGATGAAAAGAGACACAGTAACTGGAAAAACCTCCCAAAGAAACCCTGCAAGAGCCTGTTTAACTCCCTGGCCAACCTGCACCACCAGCTGGGCATCG TGCGTCGGACAGCCCAGGAGGGCTTGGCGGTGGAGATGACCCCCATCGAGGCGGACTTCACCTGGCACAAGAAGATGACCTCCCTGGAGATGGAGATCCAAGAGGCCCTGCTGCGCTTCATGGCCAACATCCTGAAGGGCTACCGCTCTTACCTCAAACCCATCACCCAGGCCCCCTCCGAGAAGGCCACCTCCGCAGACTCACTATACGACCTACAGG gGTTTCTGAGGAGCAGGGAGCGCACCCACCAGAAGTTCTACTCCCAGCTGACCAAGACTCAGATCTTCATCCGCTTCATTGAGGAGTGCACGTTCGTCAGCGACAAGGATACGGGCCTGGCCTTCTTCGACGACTGCATTGAGAAG CTATTTCCCTCCGATAAAGGCAACGACAAAGGCACTAAG GTGGAGGGTGAGTCCTCAGAGGACACCAAGCTTATGGAACTAGACGAATCACAGAAGAGCGAGCACACTGTCTTTGTCATGCCCCCAGAACCCCCCGCCACCGAGGAAGGGTCCGACCCCCTTGCCCACTACAG TTATAAGAGTTTTCCACGGTTGTGTATGGACCTGTTTGACCGCCCCAGGGAGGTGATACCAGCGCTGAGGAGTAGTACACCTGGGGCCAGCCTGTCCAGCAGCCCTGCACTACTGGCCAAGAGGACCAAGCAG GAGATCAAGCTGGCCTACAAGATGGCCAAGCGCTTCTACTCCAACCCTCCGCTGTGGGCCAAGTGTCTGTTCAGCCACTGCTACAGCCTGTGGTTCATCTGCCTGCCCGTGGGGGTGAGGCTGGCTCAGTCCAAGAGCTGGGCCATGCAACAGGCCTACAACGTCCTGCTCAAGATGAGGACATCTGAGGTGGAGGTGCTGGATGAG GTGTGTTACCGTGTAGTGATGCAGCTGTGTGGCGTGTACGGTCAGCCTGTCATGGCCGTCCGTGTCCTGGTGGAGATGAAGAAGGCAGGGGTGCACCCTAACGCTATCACCTACGGATACTACAACAAG GCTGTTCTGGAAGGCCCCTGGCCCAGTCGGAACCGCAGTGGGCTCTTCATGTGGGCCAAGGTGCGCAACgtggcgcgcgctctctctcaattcaaacaGGCAGTCCACCGGATGCCCGCCATGGAAGGACCCACCGTCATCACGACAG CTTGCTCAGGAAGTGATTTAGGCCCGTCAGCGGGCGGCTTGGCGAGCAGCGACGGCGACCGGCTGAGCCACGGGAGTGCAGACAGCTCCAGCGAGGCAAACGGAGAGGATCACACCCTGTTCGCACGCAGCCTCATCATAGCAGACACCGCAGACAACCACTGCAGCGGAG GAGTTCAGTCTGATCAAGGCTACGGCTCTAAAGATGAATTGCACCAGGACCTAGTGGATTTGGCTCAATCAGCAGCCCTTGTAATCGCTGTGGATCAGTGCAGCAAGTCCGCAGCACAGCACAACG GTGGGGACATAGCTGGCTCGGTGGACAGTGCAGTGGCTGTAGCGGAGCCCCCCAGCCCTGTGAAAGCACTCCCACATGTCCCTAGCATCGTCAAACTGTCCACAGGGGCGAGTTTTGATACCGCCATGAAGAGAGGAGACACTG CCCCTGGGAAGCTGTTCTCTCTGCGCAGCCAGAGCGAGGACATCTCCCTGCCGGTTGAGGGTAGGTCTGCACCTCCGGGTGGCTCCGGGGTGGCGGGGCCTGCAGTCCAGGTCCAGCGCCAGAAGGCCTTCTCGGAGCGCAGCTGCAGCTTCAGCGCCGAGAGTCGTGCCGGCATGCTGATGGAGAAACATGGTGTGGACCACATCGTCAGCCGCATGGGCGCCGATGCACGGATCTTGGCGGCGGCTCTCTCTGGGGGCGGCACCACCCCCCCGCCTTCAAAGCCGCTTCCCAGTGCGGCCAAAGCCCTCTTTAAGGACCTGGAGTTGGACTCTGAGGAGGGGCGGGGTCCGACGCTGGGGAAACTGTCAGAGGAGGAGGGGCCAGTAACGGACCCAACCCCactggaggaggggttagggaaagaggagaagaggatgaaaGGTGACCGGAAGGAGgcaggaggggaggatgagatGGGTCTAAAGTTGGGGGAGGATGAGATGGGTCTAAAgttggaggaggaagatgaggaaagAGATTCAGGGGGGAGGGGCTCTATTTCTCTGCCAACCTTGGAGATTAAGGAGGTGCAGGTAGGGGCagaccccctctccctccttgtctcGGAGCACGAGGAGTTAGCCTCCGTaaccagtcaggagctgccgcaATCCCTGCCTCCCATGGTGTCCCGAAACCTGGCAGACGAGATTGAGATGTACATGAGCCTCCGGAGCCCGCTTGGCCCCAAATCCTGTAGCATGGAGCTCCACCAGGAGGGCCAGGGAGGGGACCCTTCCCCGGATGCTGCCCCAGTGAAGCAACCTCAAGAACGGAGGTCCAGCCTCCCCGTGCCCCCTGTCAAACACCCAGGGGGGTCAAACGGGGACACGACGCCTAAACGCAGCCCCGCAGCAGTCACGCGCTCCAAGACCTTCGCCGTGAAGGCCTCCAGAAGCCCTGCCTCTTCCAGGGGTGTTGTGGCCAGCCCAAGGTCATCGCCACTGACTGCGCTGGTGAGGTCGTCGCAGAGTGGTTCGCTGGGGTCGGTCATCAACTCCATCTCGGGCATGAAGATGGACACCCTGCTCTCGGGACCAAAGATAGACGTGTTGAAATCAGGCATGAAGCAGGCAGGGAACCTGGCCAGCAAGGTGTGGGGGGCTGTGGCCTCAGCCTACTCTTACTCTGACGACGAG GATGAACTGGGCCCCGGCTATAGGGAAAGGGACAGTTTCCCTGCCGGGCTGGATGAGTCCATGCTGTTGGGGGGTGGAGGAAGTGACAGTCCCACCCACAGAGGGCCCACCCAAGGCCTGGTGTCCAACGGCCTGACCCAGAGCAGCACCAGCCTGGGCAGCAGCAGTGGGAGCAGTGACACAGGGAGAGGACCCCACTCCACAC acgTGACTCCAGGAAGGCCAGGCAGAGGTCCAGACTCTGAGAGGTCAGACCAAGGCtcccaccacaccagctcctctaGTATCTACCAGAACTGTGCCCTTGAG gtGCTGATGTCCAGCTGCTCCCAGTGTCGATCCTGTGAGTGTCTGGTATACGATGAGGAGATCATGGCGGGCTGGACGGCAGACGATTCCAACCTCAACACCACCTGTCCCTTCTGCCGCACCGCCTTCCTGCCCCTGCTCCACGTCGAGTTCCACGACCTGCGCACCACCACAGC GTTCTACCTGAACCCCAGCGCATCAGGAGACAGTATCCACAGCACCAGCCAGCAGGCCACAGCTACAGGCTCCACCGAGAACAAGGTAGGGGCTGCAATGGACACCCCGACCCCTGGCCTCATCAGCTTCCCAGAATCTGAGGACCCAGGAGAGGCCCCGGCCAGCCAGACTGCCACGCACAAGAG tttgaTACCGGAGCCGGCTCAATCGGATCCCCTGGGCCTGCTGGAGCACCAGGCAGGGAAAAGGGGGACGTCTCTGACACGCAGCAACAGTGTGGGCGGGCCTCTACAGAGCCTGGTTGCCCAGAGAGAACCAGGACACAGCGTGTCCACCACCAGCCTGCCCTGCAgcctgacagagatg GATGGCCTGGGACAGAAACGGCCCAACCCAATGCCCGTGTCTGTGCCCTACCTCAGCCCCCTGGTCCTCCGCAAAGAACTAGAGACCCTACTGGAGAATGAGGGAGACCAA GTCATCTACACCCACAAGTTCCTGAGCCAGCACCCCATCATATTCTGGAACCTGGTGTTTTATTTCCAACGCCTGGACCTGCCCAGCTACCTGCCTGGCCTCATCCTCACCTCGGAACACTGTAACAATGGAGTACAG CTCCACCAGACATCCCTGTCTCAAGACAGTAAACAGGTGTATGTTCAGCTGCTGTGGGACAACATCAATCTGCACCAGGAACCTGGGGATCCCCTCTACCAGAGCTGGAGGACCCTGA TGGAGAAGAAGGGCACCCTGGCCCCCACGGACTACCAGGAGACACGGACTCTCCTCAACAGCATCGTCCGCAGCATCCAGACCAACGACGTCTATGGCCCCATCAACCTGCTTCTCCGGGAGGTCAAGAGGAACCCAGAGGTCAAACGCCAAAG GGGTATCTATCGGGAGATCCTCTTCCTGGCGCTGGTGGCATTGGGACGGGAGAACATTGACGTTG AGGCTTTTGACCGTGAATACCGCCTGGCCTTTGATGAGCTGAGCCCAGAGCAGCTCAAGGCCCTGCATAAGATCGACCGGCCACCCAACACCAACATCCAGTGGTGCCTCAAGTGCTTCGGCGCTCCAGTCATCTGA